The Ipomoea triloba cultivar NCNSP0323 chromosome 14, ASM357664v1 region TGCCTTGCTTTGAATGTGTAACTTGTTCCTGGCCATTAGTTTATGTTGTAGTTTGATTCATGAAAAATTCAGTTTACTGAACGTGGTGGAATTTATCTGAAGCATTTGCCATTGcctatattattttttctacttttaaCTCAAGCCATTTTCATATAGCACAAATGGAAAATAAGACTTTTAAACTTCTGATAATCTTCAACCAAGTCCTTATCAAGTTGTTATTACAGTTGTCAGGTGATATACATGAGGAGGTAGACACCCATAATCGTATGCTGGACAGAATGGTAACCATACCTTAACGACATAGCCAAGATCACAGCTTATCACGTTTCACCTTttcaaattcattatttatacattttctTTCCTGATCAGGGCAATGACATGGATGCTTCAAGGGGAGTGTTATCTGGAACCATGGACAAATTCAAGATGGTGTGTTAAATTAACTGGTCTCAGTCTTATTTTCCTCACTTGGCGTGTATACCTGTATGCACTGAATGTCTATCTGTTTCTTTGCTTAAGGTATTCGAGACGAAATCAAGCCGGAGGATGTTCACTCTTGTGGCATCTTTTGTGGTTCTCTTTCTGGTGGTGTACTATCTCACCAGGTAAATGATGACGAGCGTTCGGATATCTACTGGTTTTATAGCTGTTGATACCAGATTCACATTTGATCATGCTGTCTACATCACCCTCTCATAACCTTAATATCCGAACGTATCTGTAAAGATGTTTtatgcaaaatactttttgaATAGTATGCCTTCTGGAATGGATATAATGACAACACTAGTGGTTGTTACCTTGTTATAGATACCATTGCAGTTTGTTGAAATGTTTATGGCTTCAGTGAACTAAATAGAAATGCAAACCTTCCAGAATTTTGCACTGTGTGACACCTGCAAAAAGGAAATGATAAGCTTAGCTTGTTGATAATTGGCAATTTCTATTTAAGGGCCAACTGGCTTCTGTTGTAATCTGGACTGGATCGAACTGTGAGTCAATATGCTTGTCTGTGTGCCAGTTGTTGAAGCTCACATATTGGAATGGCATTGTGAGATAATGGTTTTCCTTGAGTGTAAATACCTATAATTATTCTTATTGAGAAGTGGTGCCAACAGAAAAAGGGTTAGACGGCTCGCCATTTTCTCTTAGACCCTTAGCAAAAACCACAAGAagtcttttaagttttaacttatGAAAAATTTGAG contains the following coding sequences:
- the LOC116003605 gene encoding bet1-like SNARE 1-1 encodes the protein MNSRRDRNARTALFDGIEEGGIRASSSYSSHEIDEHENEKALDGLQDRVNLLKRLSGDIHEEVDTHNRMLDRMGNDMDASRGVLSGTMDKFKMVFETKSSRRMFTLVASFVVLFLVVYYLTR